The genomic segment TATAATGGTCCCGTTCGGTATCTGCTTCGATTTTCTCAACGGTTTGTCCGGTCCGTTCAGCCAAAATTCGATTCATTCTTGCCCTTACTTGAAGTAAGTGCTTAGCATGAATTTCGACTTCGGTGGCTTGACCTGAAATTCCGCCGCCGCCAATCAGGGGTTGGTGAATGAGGATTTCGGCGTTCGGAAGTGCTGTTCTTTTCCCTTTCGCACCTGACGTCAAGAGGAATGCTCCCATACTGGCCGCAAGTCCGACGCAAATCGTATGGACGTCCGGGCGAATATATTGCATCGTATCATAGATGGCCATTCCTGCGCTAATCGATCCGCCAGGACTATTAATATAAAGGAAGATATCTTTCTCCGGATCCTCGGCTTCGAGAAATAAAAGCTGAGCAACAATGAGGTTAGCTACATCATCATCAATCGGCCCTCCGAGGAAAATAATCCTGTCTTTCAGCAGTCTGGAATAAATATCATAAGACCGCTCTCCACGATTCGTTTGCTCAATAACCATTGGTACTAGATAACCCATTCTGAATCCCCCTTAATTCCTTTTATCATTTCGTTATATGTTTTTCTATTTCCTAATAGCCTTTCCCGATAATTCTATTTTAGTACAAAGGTCAGTAAAGGTCAAATAGATTTCATTAATCCACTCTAATTTTTAATTATTCGCGATAAAAACCAAAATTAGACGATAATTATCCTTTTTCTTCTATTTCAAGTAAAAAGAGGATTTTGAGTCTTTTTGTAGAATTAGAATTTACAGTCTGCAAAGCGAGGGGAAATTACGATGCAATTTGTACTAAAACCCGTTTATCATCGATTTGAAGTAGGAGAATTTGCCTCTCAAGATTATTTTGATTCCCGAGGCGCTCTTCTTTTAGGTAAAGCGCAGCAAGTCACTCCCTCACTTGCTTCATTTTTAAATTGCCAAACGGTTAATACTTTGCATTGTGAGTGCGAATTTTCCAACACTATTCCGAGTGATCTACACGCTTCCACTCTTCTGCGCTTTCCTCGTACTGTACCCTGGCTGCAGCGGGTATATTTTGAAACAAATCTGCTTAAGCCCGAGTTGCTTTTCGAGGCGGTCCATTATGTTGATCAACTCGTGGCCCACTTATCCCTTCATCCTTTCATCTCTTCTGACTTGGAATTTTTGCAAACCTCAGATAAGGTGACTTATAAACATTCCGTTAATGTCGCTCTTATTTCTTATATTATCGGAAAATCCATGAACTTTAAAGGAGAAAAACTGCGTCGACTCGTCCTCGGTGCTTTAATGCATGATATCGGCAAATTGGAAATTCCTAATGAAATCCTGAACAAACCAGGAGCTCTCACTGAGGAGGAATACGAAATCATGCAAACCCACCCTGCTAAGGGCGTAGCCAGGTCCTCGGATCTCCTCTTACCTGACAGCGTTCTCTCAGCCATCCTGCAACACCATGAGCGATGGAATGGGAGTGGCTATCCGCAAGGCTTAGTGGGGCAGGAGATTTTACTTTCTGCACAAATTATGGCTGTCGCGGATGTCTTCGATGCTCTCATCACGGATCGTCCTTATCATGCTGCTATTCCACCCTACCATGCGCTCGAAATTCTTTTAAAAAGCTCGGGTACTGAATTCTCACCTGAGGTCCTCCAGGCTCTCCTCTGCATGATTCAGCTCTATCCTGCGGGTTCTGTGGTGACTTTAAATAGTGGAGAAGTCGGAATTGTCCTCCGCTTTTCTTACCGCAATCTCACTCAACCTAAGATTCAAGTTCTTTCGGATGCCTTCGGAAATCCTCTCGAAACAGAACGGATTATTGACCTCTCCGAGGATTCTTCCCATTATATCCAATCCTTTCAACATCGCAGAGTTGGATAATAATGCAACCTAAGTTGCAAAAAAGGTGTAAGTCGTATTATTCGACTTACACCCTTTTTATGCGATTACTTTTTACCGGCTTTATAGGATTCTGCAAGAATCTGGATTGTATGCACGACATCTTCCTGAAGGCCTGCGTTTTCAACACCGCTAGTCAATTGAAGTCGGCATGCTGGGCAACCGGTGACAACTGTATCGGTATGCGTTTGTGCAATATCTGCAATCTTTTGATCTGAAATCTTAGCGGAAAGATCGGGGTGAACAAGCATGAAGGAGCCTGCCATACCACAACAGCGATCCGGTTTTTTCATCTCAATCAGCTCAACACCGGGAATGGCTTTGAGAATCTCACGCGGTTCTTTGTTGATTCCTTGACCCCGGTTTAAGTGACAAGGATCATGGTAGGTTACTTTACGTTCAACACGACCTAACCCTTCGCGTTTAAACGGAACCTGATGAATCAAAAATTCTGAGATATCATACGTCTTAGCTGCCCATTTATCAGCTAGAGGTTTCATCTCTGGATCATCTTCAAAAAGTTCTGGGTAAACATGTTTCCAGGACTCGCCACAAGAGGAGCAGTTGGAGATAATCGCATCAACGCCCGCTTTTTCAAAGGCTAAAATATTGCGCCGTGCCATTACTTTGGCAGATTCAACATCTCCGTTAACCGAAGCAGGAGTACCACAGCATCCTTGATCCTTCGGAACGACAACTTCACAGCCATTTTCCAAGAGGACATCGACGACGGATCGACCCATATCCGTGTAGAAATAGTTCGTTACACAACCGATATAATAGCCTACACGCATTTGAACGCGCATTTTAGGATCGGGAACCGTGATCACTTCGGGTAATTGGTCTTTAAGCGGTTTCTTTGCTAAGTTGGGTAAAACTTTGTCACCCAAACCAATATTAATCCGCAGTCGAGCCCCTTTATCACTTCCATGAATCCGTTTCATCGCGATCCCTTGGAACCGACTCCCGAATTTCATTCCAAAGTCGAAAAGGCGATTCATCTTAAGGGCATTAAAAGCAATCTTTTTGACTGGATGAAGCCCTTGTTTGCGAACCCCTTCGGCGCGGGCGGCAAGAATAATCTTATCAAAACGCACGCCACAGGAGCAGTTTGCGGTACAAGCCATACAGGTCGTACAGAGGGAAAGGCGCTCATTTAAGCCCGCGGTTAAATCCATCTCGCCCGTAAAGAGCGTTTCGATCAACGTAATTTTTCCGCGAGCAGATGCGACTTCCTTGCGCGTTTCTTTATAAATCGGGCAGACTTCTTGGCAGTTCCCGCATTTCATACATTTATAAAGTTCCTCATAAATGGAGTCGAGTGAACTGTAAATGCTCACATTAGTCCCTCCTCACCATTTTACCAGGGTTTAAGATAAAGTTTGGATCTAAGGCTTTTTTGATATCTCTCAGAAGATTGACGCCTTCTTCCCCAAATTCAAGCGGAAGGAATTTCGCTTTGGCCATCCCGATTCCATGCTCTCCGGAAAGGGTTCCTCCCAAGGAGATTGCAACATCAAAAATCTCGGCGACCGCTTTTTCGACGCGCTCCATTTCTTCAGTATCACGCGCGTCCGTAAGAATCGTCGGGTGAAGATTACCATCCCCTGCATGACCAAACGTTCCAATCGTCAAATTATATTTCGTAGCTATTTGACGAATCGCCTTAATCATATCTGGAATCTTACTCCGAGGAACTGTCGCATCTTCGAGAACGGTGGTGGGTTTGAGCTGAGCAAGCGCTGGAAGTGCATTGCGTCGGGCAAACCAGATCTGGTCGCGTTCTTTATCATCCTTGGCGAGTTTTACCTCAGTTGCGCCTTCTTCAGCAAGGATCTTCTCCACAAGCGTTGCTTCACGTTCAACAGCTTCTTTATAGCCATCGACTTCACAAAGAAGAATGGCTTGTGCATCAATGGGTAAACCCGCATGTGCGAAGTTCTCAACCGTCCGAATCGTCATGTTATCCATGATTTCCAAGGTGGCAGGAATAACCTTGTTGCGAATAATCGCGGAAATAGCACTTCCCGCTTTATCAATATCATCAAATACACCAAGAATGCTCTTTTTCGCTTCAGGTGTAGGGGAAAGTTTCACGAGGATCTCGGTTAGAATTCCGAGCGTCCCTTCCGCTCCAGTAAAGAGTGCGGTTAAATCATAGCCAGAGACATTTTTAACCGTCTTGCCGCCCCATTTAATGACATCCCCATTGCCTCGAACGAGTTTCATACCCATGACGTACTGTTTGGTTACACCATATTTTAAACCCCGTAATCCTCCTGAGGACTCCGAAACAGAACCTCCCATGGTTGCTGTGGTTACTGTTCCCGGATCGGGAGGATAGAATAGCCCGTGCTCCATAGCAGCATTGTTCAGATCTTGAATAATTACTCCGGGTTGTACCCATGCTGTTAAGTTTTCAGCATCCACCTCAAGAATCTGGTTCATATTAAGCATGGACATGACAATCCCACTCTCTACCGGAATTGTTCCCCCGCTTAAGTTTGTTCCTGACCCCCGTGGATAGATTGGTGTTTGATATTTATTCGCGATTTTCACAACTTCAGCGACTTGTTCGGTATTGGCTGGAGTAATGACAACGTCTGGAAGCACCCGTTTCATGGCTGCTGTTGCATCATATGCATAAGTCATCAAGTCTTCCTTTTCCATAAGGACGTTGTCTTGACCTAGGACTTGAATCAGTTCCTGTAAAGCTTCTGGTTTTAACATACTCTATGCCCTCCTTTATCCTAATTGGAGTCTTTGTTTTTAGTGGTCTGACCATCCTATGATATGTTCTATTTTTAATATACTCTATTCTTCTTAAATATTCAATTAATTTAGTAGATTGAGAAAAAAAGAACTTTCCATCATTGGCAAAGTTCTTTTTTGGGTAATAGTCAAACCTATTTTTAGTTTTAGGATCTATTCTGCTTGAGGGTTTTCTATATATTTTGCAAGCTCAAGTTCAACTTTTTGAAGATGTTCATACGTTAAGCGGCGTGCCTTTTCGGAATCCTGGGACTGAATCGCATTAAAAATGTCGCAATGCTCTTCAAACAGTCGTTGGGTTGTTCCCGCTGTTGCTGCTAACCACAGTGCCCGTGTGACTTGAAGGGTTTGACCCATCGTTTCTTGAACCGTATTCATCAATCGGTTAAGAAGCGGATTTTTACTTGCTCGTGCCAGGGCAATGTGAAAATCCAGATCAAGTTGTTCACTATGTTTTGCTTCAGGTAAATCCTTTTGCATTTGCTCGACTAAAATTTTAAGATGAACCCAATCTTCTTCGTCACGGCGTTCTGCTGCAAGGCCTGCGGCTTCAACTTCTAGGGCCTTTCGTACTTCAAGGATATTTTGCAGTTGATTTTTCTCTAACAAAAAAATAAAGCTTAAAGGTTCAATTATCGAATTAGGTGAGGCTGATTTTACATAAATTCCTTCACCTTGCCTTATTTCAAGAATTCCTGTCAAGCTTAAAGCGGCTAAAGCTTCTCGAACTGAGGTCCGAGACACTTGAAAGCGCTCTGTAAGTTCGCCTTCAGTTAAAAATCGATCTCCAGGGAGTAACTGGCCATCGATGATTAGATTCTTGATCTGTTCTAAGATAATTTCCGTTGTTCGTTTACTTTTAATCGGTTTAATGTCCATGGAGTTTACCTTACCTCTCAATGCCTTAGTATCTTCTTACTGTTATAACTGGATGAAATTTGAAGAACATATAAATTATATCATAGGAACTCTTTGATGCGCATGAAAAAATGCCCTATAGAATAGACTTTTTAAGCGGCCTACTCTATAGGGTACCCTTATCTTATCTCTATCTTACTCAATCAATCCCGTAAGAATCACTTTTGCGATACCCTCATGATCAATTTCGTCAGGATTATATCCATCGACAAATAACTTCTTCATCGCATAGCTTTGGACTCCCCCTAAGATACACGAGGCTGCAATCTCAATATCGATATCGGCTTTAAGTTCTAACGTTTGAATCCCAACTTGGATCATGTCTTCGACCGCTTTAAAAGTCGTTGACATTTCCTTGAGCATTCGCGACCGCATATCCTCAGAAAGGGTCTGCCCTGTCATGATAGAACCAAAAATATCGAGATGTTCCTTCAAAAACTTCGCATAGAATTGGGAGATCAGCCTGATTTTTTCCATCATCGTGTCTCCCTGCTCGATCACAGAAACCAAATCGTCTCGGAAACGTTGCCCACTATAACGAATCATCTCTTGGAATAAGGTATTTTTACTGTCAAAATAATCATAAACCGTCCCTTTGCCAATCCCTGCTTCCTTGGCGATTCCTTCAATGGTAGCGCCTTCAATTCCGGCTTCAGAAAACACCTTAATAGCGGCATTGAGTATTTCGACCCGTTTTTCTTCCTTTGCTGTCAACGATAATCCTCCCTCTGTCATTCATAGCTGTTGGGTCTTAATTAGAAGCCTGCACCATTAGATGCTCCGGCAGCTCCCGTACTTTGTGAAGTAGCGGAAGCTGTCGACGAAATCGTTAATCCTTGTTTCATCCAATCATAATCGGTATAGGATTTAAGAAGATCCTGTTCAGCTGTATCCACTGCATTAACCTGTGTAGTGTACTTTGAGCGTTCTCCTTCAAATTCCAGATTTGACAGAAGCCCTAAAGAATTCTTCAATACGGCCTGATCATATTTTGTTTTTGTATTCGTGAGTTTATCCCGTTCTAGGTCGAGAGCTTTCTTCTTATCCTGAACATCTTGATAAGCGTTATGGAAAGCTAGCGTGAAGCTACGTTCCGCGTCCTTCCGCTTATCACTATCCTCTTCAAGTCTAACGCTATAGCTTTGAACAAGTGCATCCGCTAAATCTACCTCATAGTCCATCGCATTAATTTTGCTTTGGGATAAAGTTGAGGGCTCTTTCAGTTGAAGCGTGGTATCAAAATCCTGACCAAGGAAAACGTTCAGTTGCCCTTTGATCCCATCAAGACCTTTATTAAGTTGATCGAGAGCCATATTCAAATCTTTGATCTGGGACTCAACCTCAATGACTTGGAGATGAGTTCCCAAACCCAGGGATTCCATTAATTGAAATGAGGAAAGTTGCTTTTGGAGAAGGGATAAGTTCACGCTCAGGTTATCCTTCTTATTGTTCAGATCCGAATAGGATAGATAAAGTTGCTGTGCACCCCTGATGGTTTGGTCTTTTCCTTGTTCGACTTGGAGCCAAGATTTCCATAAGTCACCTTGATTATTCTCGAGGCTATCAATTTGAGCTTGAAGAGATGTTATCTGATTAACATAATTAAATAAGTTTATATAATTCACTTCGGCATAAACATAATCTAATCGTTCTTGCTCAGACCCAAATACATTTTTCGGTCCTGGATCTTTCGCCAAAACCTCTCCCATCGTCATTCCTACAACATAATCTAGCGGTTTATTAGGAGAGTTTAGTAACCCATTTAAAGTTTTCTTCAGTCCATCTATGCCATCACTTAAATCAGATGAAGCATTCGCTACAGAATCCCCCATATTCAAAATCAAAGGACTATGGGCATTCATTTCTTCATCTAGCTTATCAAAACTGAGCGAATGGATTGTATCCGTATCCTCTGTAGCCAACGCGGGTATTGGGAACATAAGCATACTCCCGACTAACAAAGCCGATAGCGTTTTCTTCATAATTTTATCCCCCTATTTTAGCCCTAGTCGATTTTATGTATTTTCTGAACTGACTGTTCGGTCGATAGCTTCTAGTTTATATATACACCGTTGAATTCACTCTAGTCAATGATAATTTTTCCACTATTTTAAAACCATCAACAGCGGCTGATAGGCGAAATTCAAAATCATAAATAGAACAAATCCTAGAATCCCCCCGACGATTGAACCGTTGATACGAATCCACTGAAGGTCATTGCCTGCCTTATCCTCGATAAACTGGTTCAGTTCGTCATCGGATAAATCCTCTAATGTCTCTTCTACGATCTCACCAATCAAATTGTGTTCCTTCTGGGCAATTTTCAGGAGCGTGTCGCGGAAATAGGTATCAAGGGTCTCTTGCAGGTTTTTATCCTCTTGAACTGTCTTCCAAAAGTGGGTGGTTAAAGGCTTAACAGAGGAAACCAAGCTCTCTCCCCTCAGAGATTTCCCTTCTTGCCAGGTGGTTAAAACCTTTTCAATCCCTGTCTCCAAG from the Desulfitobacterium metallireducens DSM 15288 genome contains:
- the clpP gene encoding ATP-dependent Clp endopeptidase proteolytic subunit ClpP, which gives rise to MGYLVPMVIEQTNRGERSYDIYSRLLKDRIIFLGGPIDDDVANLIVAQLLFLEAEDPEKDIFLYINSPGGSISAGMAIYDTMQYIRPDVHTICVGLAASMGAFLLTSGAKGKRTALPNAEILIHQPLIGGGGISGQATEVEIHAKHLLQVRARMNRILAERTGQTVEKIEADTERDHYMTADEAKEYGLVDEVLEKIATPVEKK
- a CDS encoding HD-GYP domain-containing protein, coding for MQFVLKPVYHRFEVGEFASQDYFDSRGALLLGKAQQVTPSLASFLNCQTVNTLHCECEFSNTIPSDLHASTLLRFPRTVPWLQRVYFETNLLKPELLFEAVHYVDQLVAHLSLHPFISSDLEFLQTSDKVTYKHSVNVALISYIIGKSMNFKGEKLRRLVLGALMHDIGKLEIPNEILNKPGALTEEEYEIMQTHPAKGVARSSDLLLPDSVLSAILQHHERWNGSGYPQGLVGQEILLSAQIMAVADVFDALITDRPYHAAIPPYHALEILLKSSGTEFSPEVLQALLCMIQLYPAGSVVTLNSGEVGIVLRFSYRNLTQPKIQVLSDAFGNPLETERIIDLSEDSSHYIQSFQHRRVG
- a CDS encoding (Fe-S)-binding protein produces the protein MSIYSSLDSIYEELYKCMKCGNCQEVCPIYKETRKEVASARGKITLIETLFTGEMDLTAGLNERLSLCTTCMACTANCSCGVRFDKIILAARAEGVRKQGLHPVKKIAFNALKMNRLFDFGMKFGSRFQGIAMKRIHGSDKGARLRINIGLGDKVLPNLAKKPLKDQLPEVITVPDPKMRVQMRVGYYIGCVTNYFYTDMGRSVVDVLLENGCEVVVPKDQGCCGTPASVNGDVESAKVMARRNILAFEKAGVDAIISNCSSCGESWKHVYPELFEDDPEMKPLADKWAAKTYDISEFLIHQVPFKREGLGRVERKVTYHDPCHLNRGQGINKEPREILKAIPGVELIEMKKPDRCCGMAGSFMLVHPDLSAKISDQKIADIAQTHTDTVVTGCPACRLQLTSGVENAGLQEDVVHTIQILAESYKAGKK
- a CDS encoding FAD-binding oxidoreductase, which encodes MLKPEALQELIQVLGQDNVLMEKEDLMTYAYDATAAMKRVLPDVVITPANTEQVAEVVKIANKYQTPIYPRGSGTNLSGGTIPVESGIVMSMLNMNQILEVDAENLTAWVQPGVIIQDLNNAAMEHGLFYPPDPGTVTTATMGGSVSESSGGLRGLKYGVTKQYVMGMKLVRGNGDVIKWGGKTVKNVSGYDLTALFTGAEGTLGILTEILVKLSPTPEAKKSILGVFDDIDKAGSAISAIIRNKVIPATLEIMDNMTIRTVENFAHAGLPIDAQAILLCEVDGYKEAVEREATLVEKILAEEGATEVKLAKDDKERDQIWFARRNALPALAQLKPTTVLEDATVPRSKIPDMIKAIRQIATKYNLTIGTFGHAGDGNLHPTILTDARDTEEMERVEKAVAEIFDVAISLGGTLSGEHGIGMAKAKFLPLEFGEEGVNLLRDIKKALDPNFILNPGKMVRRD
- a CDS encoding FadR/GntR family transcriptional regulator; its protein translation is MDIKPIKSKRTTEIILEQIKNLIIDGQLLPGDRFLTEGELTERFQVSRTSVREALAALSLTGILEIRQGEGIYVKSASPNSIIEPLSFIFLLEKNQLQNILEVRKALEVEAAGLAAERRDEEDWVHLKILVEQMQKDLPEAKHSEQLDLDFHIALARASKNPLLNRLMNTVQETMGQTLQVTRALWLAATAGTTQRLFEEHCDIFNAIQSQDSEKARRLTYEHLQKVELELAKYIENPQAE
- a CDS encoding TetR/AcrR family transcriptional regulator, whose protein sequence is MTAKEEKRVEILNAAIKVFSEAGIEGATIEGIAKEAGIGKGTVYDYFDSKNTLFQEMIRYSGQRFRDDLVSVIEQGDTMMEKIRLISQFYAKFLKEHLDIFGSIMTGQTLSEDMRSRMLKEMSTTFKAVEDMIQVGIQTLELKADIDIEIAASCILGGVQSYAMKKLFVDGYNPDEIDHEGIAKVILTGLIE